The following DNA comes from Microcella sp..
ATCAGGGCTTCGGCGGCTTCGTCGGCAACTTCGCGATGGGCCTGCTGTTCGGTTGGCTCTACACGCGCTACGGCCGCCTGTTGCCACTCGTCATCGCGCACACGCTCATCGACGCGGCTGTCTTCGTCGGCTACGCCTGGGCGGCCTCGGTCTTTCCGGGGTTAGGGCCCATGCCCACGCCCAGCCCCACGCCGAGCCCTTAGGCGAAGGCTTCTATCGGAGGACACGCGCACACCAGGTTGCGGTCGCCGAACGCCTGGTCGACGCGGCGCACGGGCGGCCAGTACTTGTCAGCGCGCGTCGCCCCGAAACCGCCGTCGACCGTTGACCCCGCCAGCGTCGCCGGGTAGGCGGCGAGCTCACGGCTGTAGGGGTGCTGCCACTCCCCCACGATGACGCTCTCGGCCGTGTGCGGCGCATTCACGAGCGGGTTGTCGTCGGCACTCCACTCTCCGCCGGCGAGCGCGTCGGCCTCGAGCTTGATGGCGATCATCGCCTGGATGAACCTCTCGAGCTCGGCGAGGTCTTCGCTCTCGGTCGGCTCGACCATGAGGGTGCCCGCGACGGGGAACGACATCGTCGGCGCGTGAAAGCCGTAGTCGATGAGCCGCTTGGCGACGTCGTCGACCGAGACGCCGGTCGCCTCTTTCAGCGGTCGTAGATCGAGAATGCACTCGTGGGCCACGAGCCCGTTCTCACCCGCGTAGAGCACCGGATAGTGGTCGCGCAGGCGCAGAGCGATGTAGTTGGCGGCGAGCACGGCGCTCGCGGTCGCGTCACGCAGGCCCTCTGCGCCCATGAGGCGCGCGTAGGCCCACGAGATGGGCAGGATGCTCGCCGAGCCGTACGGCGCCGCTGAGACGGGCGCGCCGCGGTGCTCGACGGTGCCCGCGTTGCCCGTGCGCAGGTCGAACGGCGGGTGCTGGTGCATCTGCGCGAGTGGGTGCCCGGGCAAGAACTCGGCAAGGTGCGCCTTCGCCGCGACCGGTCCTACGCCGGGCCCGCCGCCGCCGTGCGGGATGCAGAAGGTCTTGTGCAGGTTGAGGTGGCTGACGTCGCCACCGATGTCGCCGTAGCGCGCGTAGCCGAGCAACGCGTTGAGGTTCGCGCCGTCGATGTAGACCTGGCCGCCGGCCTCGTGCACGGCCGCCGTCACCTCCATCACGTCGTGCTCGTAGACCCCGTGCGTCGAGGGGTAGGTGATCATGAGCGCCGCGAGTTCGCTCCGGTGCGCCTCGATCTTGGCGCGCAGATCGACGAGGTCGACGTCGCCCGACTCGGTCGTCGCGACGACCACCACGCGCATGCCCGCGAGCACGGCGCTCGCGGCGTTCGTGCCGTGCGCGCTCGACGGAATCAGGCACACGGTGCGCTCGACGTCTCCGCGCGAGCGATGGTACCCGCGAATGGCGAGCAGGCCGGCAAGCTCACCCTGCGACCCCGCGTTGGGCTGCAACGACACGGCGTCGTATCCCGTCAACTCGGCGAGCCAGGTCTCGAGGTGGCTGATCATGACGAGCGTGCCCTGCACGTCGTCGAGCGGTGCGAAGGGGTGCAGGGCGCTGAACTCGGGCCAGCTCACCGCCGCCATCTCCGTGGCCGCGTTGAGTTTCATGGTGCACGAGCCCAGAGGGATCATCCCGCGATCGAGCGCGTAGTCGCGGTCGGCCAGCCGCTTCAGATACCGCATCATCGCGGTCTCGCTGCGGTGCGCATGGAAGACCGGGTGGGTCATGAAGTCGGATGCTCGCCGCACGTCGTCGGAGAACTGAGCGTCGAACACCATCGCCCAGTCTGACTCGATGCCGAAGACGGCCTTCAGCGCGGGGCCGACGTCGGCGGGCGAGCCCGTCGACGCCGCGGCCGACGTGACCTCGTCGACGCTGAGGCGCACGGTGTCGTCGTCGACCTGCCAGAGCAACAGGTTGTGCTGGAGCGCCGCGGCTACGAGTTCTGCGGCGCGGCCGGGAGCCCGCACCTCGAGCGTGTCGAAGAAAGCGGAGTGCACGACCTCGTAGTCGGCTCTCCGCAGCTGCGCGGCGATCGAGAGGGCCTGGGCGCGCACGCGCTCAGCGATGCGTCGCAGCCCGTCGGGCCCGTGATACACGCCGTACATGCCCGCCATGACGGCGAGCAGCACCTGGGCAGTGCAGATGTTCGACGTCGCCTTGTCGCGACGGATGTGCTGCTCACGCGTCTGCAGCGTGAGGCGGTAGGCGGGGCGGCCGTCGGCGTCGCGCGAGACTCCGACGAGGCGCCCGGGCATCTGTCGCTCGAGGCCCTCGCGCACGGCGAGGTATCCCGCGTGCGGGCCACCGAAGCCCATCGGCACCCCGAAGCGCTGGGTGGTGCCGACAGCGACATCGGCACCGAGCTCGCCGGGAGGCGTCACGAGCGTCAGGGCCAGCAGATCGGCCGCGACGATGGCAAGGCCGCCGGTCTCGCGCACGGCGGCGATGACCAGAGACGGGTCCCACACACGCCCCGACCCAGCCGGGTACTGCACGAAGACGCCGAACGCCGGTGGCAGGTCGGCGGGGTCGATCTCGGCGAGGGGCAGCACGACGAGGTCAATGTCGAGCGCCTCGGCCCGGCCCGCGAGCACGGCATGCGTCTGCGCGAAAGTGTCGGCGTCGACGATGAAGCGGTTCTCGGCCACACCGGATGCCCGCCGCGCGAGAAGCATGCCCTCGACGACGGCGGTCGCCTCATCGAGCATCGACGCGTTCGCCGTGTGCAGCCCGGTCAGGTCGGCGACCATGGTCTGAAAGTTGAGTAGCGCCTCGAGGCGCCCCTGCGAGATCTCGGGTTGATAGGGCGTGTACGCGGTGTACCAGCTGGGGTTCTCGAGCACGTTGCGCTGAATGACCGAGGGCGTGATGGTGCCGTAGTACCCCTGCCCGATCATGCTGCGCCGCACCGTGTTGCGGTCGGTGAGCGCACGCAGCTCAGCGAGCGTCTCGGCCTCAGTCGCCGGAACAGGCAGCGTTCGCAGCACGTCTTTCTGACGGATCGCGGTCGGCACGGCGGCGTCCATCAGGGCTGCGAGCGAGCCGTAGCCCAGCGCGTCGAGCATCAGCTGCTGCGCGTCGTGGTCGGTGCCGATGTGGCGCTCGGCGAAGGGGATGCTCACGTGAGTCTCTTCTCGGTGAATCGGTCGGGCGGTGCGGGTCGGTGCAGCCGTGCGGCGTGCGGTGGGTCAGCCGCCGATGAGGGCGCGGTACTCGTCGGCGCTCAGCAGTGCGGGCGTGCCGCTGACGCGCACCTTGACGAGCCAGCCGTCGCCGTAGGGGTCGGCGTTGATCGTCTCAGGCGCGGAAGCGACGGCGTCGTTGGCCTCAACGACCTCGCCGTCGAGCGGCGCGTAGAGCTCGCCGACCGACTTGGTCGACTCGACCTCGCCGACGATCGCGCCGGCGGTCATGGCCGCACCGACCTTGGGCAGGTCGACGTAGACGACGTCGCCGAGCGCGTCGGCGGCGTACTGCGTGATGCCCACCGTGGCGATATCGCCGTCGAGGCGCACCCACTCGTGCTCGGCGGTGTACTGCAGATCGTTGGGAACGCTCATGATGCGGCCTTTCGCTGATAGAAGGGAAGGGAGACGACGGTGGCGGCGACGCGCGAGCCGCGCACGTCGACCTCGAGGGCGGTGCCGGGCTCGCGCACGGCGGGGTCGACGAACGCCATCGCGACGGGGTAGCCGAGGGTCGGCGAGAGCGCTCCGCTCGTGACGAGCCCGACCTCGGTGTCGCCGAGCATGACGGGGTAGTCGGCTCGGGGCGCGCGGCGCCCCTCGGTGGTGAGCCCGACGAGCACCCGCGCATCCGTCGACGGCCCGGCCTCGATGGAGGCCTTGCCGACGAAGCGCGGCTTGTCGGTCACGACCACGCGCCCCAGGCCCGCTTGCGAGGGCTGGATGCTGAGCCCGAGCTCGTGCCCGTAGAGCGGCATGCCGGCCTCGAGCCGCAGGGTGTCGCGCGCCGCGAGGCCGCACGGCACGAGGCCGAGGGGCTCGCCGGCCGCGAGCAACGCGCGCCACAGCGCAACGGCCTGCTCGGCGTCGACGTAGAGCTCGAATCCGTCTTCGCCCGTGTAGCCGGTGCGGGCGACGAGCACCGAGGTGCCCTCGAACGCCATGCCCATCGCGGCGTAGTAGCCGAGCGTGTCGAGCGTGCGACCGCGCGAGAGGTCGTCGCGCAGCTCGAGCCCGGCGGTCGCCTCGAGCACGCGGCGCGAGACCGGCCCCTGCACGGCGATGAGCGCAATGTGCTCGGTGAGGTCAGAGAGCTGCACCTCGAAGTCAGTCTGCCGTGCGACGAGCGCCTCGACGACGGCGTGCCGGTTGCTTGCGTTCGCAACCACGAGGTACTCGGCCTCGGCGCTCGCGTAGACGATGAGGTCGTCGACGATGCCGCCCTGCTCGTCGAGCAGCAGCGAGTACTTGGCCTTGAGCAGCGGCAGCGTCGACAGCCGACCGGCGAGGGCGTAGTCGAGAAACGCGCCGGCGTCGGCTCCGGTCACCGAGATCTCGGCCATGTGCGAGATGTCGAAAATGCCGGCGGCGGTGCGCACGGCGTGATGCTCAGCGAGGTCAGAGCTGTAGCGCACGGGCATCTGCCAGCCGCCGAAGTCGGTGAACGCGGCGCCGAGCGCGACGTGCTCGGCGTGCAGCGGCGAGTGCTGCAGCGGGGCGACGGCAAAGGGTTCTGACACGGAGTTCTCCTGACGCGGATGGCCGGTGGAACTCCCCCTCTGTCATGGTGCCTGAGAGTTTCGCGCCGGTGATCGAGATCACTGGGGCTTTCACCGTGGGCGAGTGCGAGCATCCATCTCGATGGGGCTGGGATGCGCGCTCTACTTTTCAGAGTGGCCTGGTCGATGCGGTACAGCTACCTGAGAGATTGGCGGGGAGGCTTGCTCCTTCGGTGCCGCTGGCAGTGGTGCGCTCGCGGCTCTCCCGCATCGCGGAAACGGCCCGGTATTCAGTTGGGATGCTGCTGGCGCTCACTCTAGCCGGTCGTGCCGCCCCGGCTCATCAGGCTCGTCGTCGAATCGCGGGTCGTGCTCGTCGCCGTCATCGCTGCGCAGGTACCGCACGGCCTGCCAGACCACGACGGTGAAGGCCGTCAGCGCCATGAGGCCGAAGACAGGGGCCAGCCAGGGCTGCAGGGTGCCGTCGACGGGAATCGGGAAGGCGATGATCTCGTCCATGAGGGCAGGCTAGTCGCCCTGGCGGTTCTCGGGCTCGTCGGGAAAGGTCGGGAAGTCGTCGTCGCCCCAATCGACGGTCAGCATCTCGGCCGCAGCCTCGGTCGCCTCGATCGTGGCCGAGAGCAGTTCGGCGACGCTCGTCGACTGCAGCAGCCGCACCTGGTCGAGCGGGCCGAGAGGGGCGATGCCCGCGAGTTGCCAGGCTGCTTCGACCTTGTCGTCACTGAGCACGATGTCGGCGGGCCACTGCTGCTCGACGAATTCGCTCGCGCGGGCGATCGTGCGGCGCACCAGGTGCTCGGCCCGCTCGAAGAGAGGCTCGAGCTCGTCGTCCCAGTCGAGGGCAGGCACCTCGCGCACCTCGGCCCGGGGGTAGGGGTCGTCGTCGAGCCACGCCGTGACCTCGATGCGGCGGTCGCCCTGCGCGATGAGGCCGATGAAGCCCTCGCTCGTCTCGACCCGGGTGATCTGGGCCACAGTGCCGATCGGAAAGCGCTGCTCTCCCCCGCCGACCTCGCTGCCGCGCTCGATGAGCACGATGCCGAACTCGGGCGGCTCGTCGCCGAGAATGGTCGAGAGCATCACGATGTACCGCTCTTCGAACACCCGCAGTGCCGTCGGCATCGCGGGGAACAGCACCAACCCGAGCGGGAACATCGGCATGACGGTCATGGCATCACGATGTCACCGGTTCCTGCGGATTCCCAGACACCCGCCCTACCGGAGGCGACGTCTGTCTCCCGAGTGTGCCGAGTTCTCGCGGGTCCCCCACTCCTCGTCGAGGCGGTCACCCGACGACCGTGAACGCCTTGCTGTCAGTACTTGAGACCGAGCCATCGCGCGGCGAGAGCTCGAGCACGGTGAGCACGTAGTCTCCCGGTGCGAGATCACCGAGGTCGAGTTGCCAGTCGGCGCGTGTCGGGCAGGCCTCGGCCGCCATGGCCGATCCCTCCACGAGGCTGGCGCCGGGGCCCTCGAGCCGCCAGAGGAACGCCGCCTCGAAGACGCAGGCGACCCCTACCGCGACCACGGGAGTCATCACCGACGCCCCCTCGGTGGGCACGAGGATCTGAACCGGAGTGAGCACACCTTCGGGCGGCTCGGGCGAGATCGGGCCTGAGATGTCGACATGGCCCGCGAGCGTCTCGGAGACGGCACCGTCGATCGTGAGCTGCACGGCGCCGATCGCGGGATCGATCCCGACCGCGGTCCACACCAGTTGCGCGATCGCGATGGACTCCGCCTCGGCACCGACGTTCAGCGCGCCGACAGTGAGGTCGATCGTCAGCACGTCGCCCCCGCTCTGCGTCGAGAGCAGGGCGCTTCCGTTGCCCCAGAGATTCGCGTACTCGGGATCTGTCGGCTGCAGCTCGCCGCCGATGAGCGCCCCCAGCACCGTGTCGAGCACGGAAGCGCCCTCGGCGACGAGCACCGTGTGTGGCTCGCTGATGAGCGTGAACTCTGAGGGCTGGGAGTGGGAGAAATAGACGTCGGCGCCGATTTCCTGCACGGCCGGAGAGCTTGCGGGAGGCGAAGGCTCCGGGCTGATGCCCGGTTGGGGCCCGACGCAGCCGCCGAGCGCGACGATGGCCGCGATCGAGATGACCCGCAGGGCCGATGCGCGCATGATGCCCTCCCGTCTGACCGGATCACCCAGACGGTGCCGCTCACCGGAGCACGGTACGCCGCACCGGCCGATGGCACGAGGGCCGAAGGTCCCGAGGAGTACCCGTGAGGCCTCGAGGGGCAACTGCAACGACCTGTGGGCAATCATCCGCAGCGACGTCAGGAAGGCAACGACGTCATTGCTTCCTGCAGATTCCCCGTCAGTGTAGATACCCCTGGGGGTATACTCTCACCATGACCGCAGAAATCGTCGACCGCAGCGCCCGCCCCGTTGTCGGCGAGTGGGTCGGTGGCATCGACGTGCCGGTCGTCAACGAACGAGCGGTGCGCGCATCGGCGGGGCTGCTCTTTCTCGCCGGGTTCTCGGCCTGGTTGTACGGCGTGATCACCGGCGACCTGCAGCCGATGCGTGTGTTCGGCATCATCTTCGCCGTCGACATGTACCTGCGGCTCTTTCTCGGCACGCGATTCACCCCGACCCTGTTAATCGGCACCCTCATCACCCGCGCGCAGCGGCCCGAATGGGTCGAGGCGCGGTCGAAGAAGTTTGCGTGGGGTCTCGGGTTCGGCATGGCTATGGCCGGCTGCCTGGCCCTCGGCTGGCTCGGCTTTCCGGCCGCGATCGCACAGACGGTGTGCGGCATCTGCCTCTCCCTGCTCTATGTCGAGGCCGCCTTCGGCTACTGCCTCGGCTGCGAGCTCGCGAGGCGGTTCAGCCGCGAGAAACCCACTCTGTGTGCGGGTGACACCTGCACCTACGTGCCGCCGAAGCGCGGCGAGCACCACCACGTCTGATCACAAGGAAGCATCATGAAGACTCCCGCCCCCTGGGGTATCGCCGTTCTCACAGCCGTGTCGTCACCCGTCGGGCGGTGGGCCCGCATCATCGGCGGGCCTGCCATCATCGCTGGCAGCCTTCTGTCGGGCGGTTGGGCTCTGGCCCTGATCCCTGTCGGCATCCTCATGCTCGCCACCGGCGTGCTCAACCTCTGCCCCGCTGGATTCTTCTTGGGTCGCCCTGTCAAGGGCGATGAGCTCGTACTGTCGTTTACGCGCGTCGATGCTGTGTCGCTGAAGCGGTAGCCGCTGCGCAAGC
Coding sequences within:
- the gcvP gene encoding aminomethyl-transferring glycine dehydrogenase — its product is MLDALGYGSLAALMDAAVPTAIRQKDVLRTLPVPATEAETLAELRALTDRNTVRRSMIGQGYYGTITPSVIQRNVLENPSWYTAYTPYQPEISQGRLEALLNFQTMVADLTGLHTANASMLDEATAVVEGMLLARRASGVAENRFIVDADTFAQTHAVLAGRAEALDIDLVVLPLAEIDPADLPPAFGVFVQYPAGSGRVWDPSLVIAAVRETGGLAIVAADLLALTLVTPPGELGADVAVGTTQRFGVPMGFGGPHAGYLAVREGLERQMPGRLVGVSRDADGRPAYRLTLQTREQHIRRDKATSNICTAQVLLAVMAGMYGVYHGPDGLRRIAERVRAQALSIAAQLRRADYEVVHSAFFDTLEVRAPGRAAELVAAALQHNLLLWQVDDDTVRLSVDEVTSAAASTGSPADVGPALKAVFGIESDWAMVFDAQFSDDVRRASDFMTHPVFHAHRSETAMMRYLKRLADRDYALDRGMIPLGSCTMKLNAATEMAAVSWPEFSALHPFAPLDDVQGTLVMISHLETWLAELTGYDAVSLQPNAGSQGELAGLLAIRGYHRSRGDVERTVCLIPSSAHGTNAASAVLAGMRVVVVATTESGDVDLVDLRAKIEAHRSELAALMITYPSTHGVYEHDVMEVTAAVHEAGGQVYIDGANLNALLGYARYGDIGGDVSHLNLHKTFCIPHGGGGPGVGPVAAKAHLAEFLPGHPLAQMHQHPPFDLRTGNAGTVEHRGAPVSAAPYGSASILPISWAYARLMGAEGLRDATASAVLAANYIALRLRDHYPVLYAGENGLVAHECILDLRPLKEATGVSVDDVAKRLIDYGFHAPTMSFPVAGTLMVEPTESEDLAELERFIQAMIAIKLEADALAGGEWSADDNPLVNAPHTAESVIVGEWQHPYSRELAAYPATLAGSTVDGGFGATRADKYWPPVRRVDQAFGDRNLVCACPPIEAFA
- the gcvH gene encoding glycine cleavage system protein GcvH, which translates into the protein MSVPNDLQYTAEHEWVRLDGDIATVGITQYAADALGDVVYVDLPKVGAAMTAGAIVGEVESTKSVGELYAPLDGEVVEANDAVASAPETINADPYGDGWLVKVRVSGTPALLSADEYRALIGG
- the gcvT gene encoding glycine cleavage system aminomethyltransferase GcvT produces the protein MSEPFAVAPLQHSPLHAEHVALGAAFTDFGGWQMPVRYSSDLAEHHAVRTAAGIFDISHMAEISVTGADAGAFLDYALAGRLSTLPLLKAKYSLLLDEQGGIVDDLIVYASAEAEYLVVANASNRHAVVEALVARQTDFEVQLSDLTEHIALIAVQGPVSRRVLEATAGLELRDDLSRGRTLDTLGYYAAMGMAFEGTSVLVARTGYTGEDGFELYVDAEQAVALWRALLAAGEPLGLVPCGLAARDTLRLEAGMPLYGHELGLSIQPSQAGLGRVVVTDKPRFVGKASIEAGPSTDARVLVGLTTEGRRAPRADYPVMLGDTEVGLVTSGALSPTLGYPVAMAFVDPAVREPGTALEVDVRGSRVAATVVSLPFYQRKAAS
- a CDS encoding LON peptidase substrate-binding domain-containing protein, with translation MTVMPMFPLGLVLFPAMPTALRVFEERYIVMLSTILGDEPPEFGIVLIERGSEVGGGEQRFPIGTVAQITRVETSEGFIGLIAQGDRRIEVTAWLDDDPYPRAEVREVPALDWDDELEPLFERAEHLVRRTIARASEFVEQQWPADIVLSDDKVEAAWQLAGIAPLGPLDQVRLLQSTSVAELLSATIEATEAAAEMLTVDWGDDDFPTFPDEPENRQGD
- a CDS encoding Gmad2 immunoglobulin-like domain-containing protein, with amino-acid sequence MRASALRVISIAAIVALGGCVGPQPGISPEPSPPASSPAVQEIGADVYFSHSQPSEFTLISEPHTVLVAEGASVLDTVLGALIGGELQPTDPEYANLWGNGSALLSTQSGGDVLTIDLTVGALNVGAEAESIAIAQLVWTAVGIDPAIGAVQLTIDGAVSETLAGHVDISGPISPEPPEGVLTPVQILVPTEGASVMTPVVAVGVACVFEAAFLWRLEGPGASLVEGSAMAAEACPTRADWQLDLGDLAPGDYVLTVLELSPRDGSVSSTDSKAFTVVG
- a CDS encoding DUF4395 domain-containing protein; translation: MTAEIVDRSARPVVGEWVGGIDVPVVNERAVRASAGLLFLAGFSAWLYGVITGDLQPMRVFGIIFAVDMYLRLFLGTRFTPTLLIGTLITRAQRPEWVEARSKKFAWGLGFGMAMAGCLALGWLGFPAAIAQTVCGICLSLLYVEAAFGYCLGCELARRFSREKPTLCAGDTCTYVPPKRGEHHHV
- a CDS encoding YgaP family membrane protein; translated protein: MKTPAPWGIAVLTAVSSPVGRWARIIGGPAIIAGSLLSGGWALALIPVGILMLATGVLNLCPAGFFLGRPVKGDELVLSFTRVDAVSLKR